A window from Pseudomonas kribbensis encodes these proteins:
- a CDS encoding TadE/TadG family type IV pilus assembly protein — protein sequence MKTGSRKAQKGAVAIEFALVFVIFFAVFYGLVSYALPFVLMQTFNQATAEAVRRSVAVDPTTPNYSTVVVNTANAALTQQFSGLPSALNVVVGVDTSAVYDTTQGTLTVSVNYPVSKLNQVIPFLVLPGVGAVPSLPTNLTASSSLKF from the coding sequence ATGAAAACCGGCTCTCGGAAGGCGCAAAAAGGCGCGGTGGCGATCGAATTCGCCCTGGTGTTCGTGATCTTTTTCGCGGTGTTTTACGGCCTGGTCAGCTATGCCCTGCCGTTCGTACTGATGCAGACGTTCAATCAGGCCACCGCTGAAGCGGTCCGTCGCAGCGTGGCGGTCGATCCCACGACGCCCAACTACTCGACAGTTGTCGTCAACACCGCCAACGCCGCCCTGACCCAGCAGTTTTCAGGCCTGCCCAGTGCCCTGAACGTGGTGGTCGGCGTGGACACTTCAGCGGTCTATGACACGACGCAGGGTACGCTCACCGTCAGCGTCAATTACCCCGTCAGCAAACTCAATCAGGTCATTCCGTTTCTGGTGTTGCCGGGCGTCGGCGCCGTCCCCAGCCTGCCCACCAACCTGACCGCCAGCTCGAGCCTGAAATTTTGA
- a CDS encoding A24 family peptidase: MQSLVLLIWLTLCAAQDVRQRRIANAMTLGVGALALVYLLYFGTTWTGAAAEQGGWACLVALAFTLPGYFMGRMGAGDVKLMTALGLATDGLSLLGIFIGAGVASVVWILLAPRVWLHMSQGLRHRLRYMAPSMSKKLPFAPFVLIGFLLVLPWIH, encoded by the coding sequence ATGCAAAGCCTTGTTCTTCTGATCTGGTTGACCTTGTGTGCGGCCCAGGATGTCCGGCAACGAAGGATCGCCAACGCCATGACGTTGGGTGTTGGCGCTCTGGCACTGGTTTATCTGCTGTATTTCGGAACGACCTGGACGGGGGCCGCAGCGGAGCAGGGCGGCTGGGCCTGTCTGGTGGCGCTGGCGTTCACCCTGCCGGGATATTTCATGGGGCGCATGGGGGCCGGCGATGTGAAATTAATGACAGCCCTCGGCCTTGCGACGGACGGTCTGTCGTTGCTCGGGATTTTTATCGGCGCCGGCGTCGCAAGCGTTGTCTGGATCCTGCTGGCGCCAAGAGTCTGGCTGCATATGAGTCAAGGGCTTAGGCATCGTCTTCGATATATGGCGCCATCCATGTCAAAAAAGCTGCCATTTGCGCCGTTCGTGCTGATCGGTTTCCTGCTTGTACTACCTTGGATCCATTAG
- a CDS encoding response regulator transcription factor, producing the protein MNKLTSAVKVLVVDDQALIVEELCEFLESNGYRCVPCGSGKEAVERFAEDPAIGLVLCDLHMPDLDGIQLVQELQRQAGKARVFEAIMLTGRADKQDVIKALRAGIADYYQKPVNLDELLEGLQRQETVLQERQKTLQLGHLNQKLQDLSSSIDDLYQDLDKVRRGPAPVSEQASGDADALEIPAIFNQLSPRQLDVARLVGKGQTNYQIACELGITENTVKLYVSQVLRLTHMHNRTQLALALSPSAAALRQRVTAH; encoded by the coding sequence GTGAACAAGCTTACATCTGCGGTAAAAGTCCTCGTTGTCGATGATCAGGCGCTGATCGTCGAGGAACTCTGTGAGTTCCTCGAGAGCAACGGCTATCGCTGTGTCCCCTGCGGGTCCGGCAAAGAGGCCGTCGAGCGTTTTGCCGAGGATCCGGCGATCGGTCTGGTGCTGTGCGACCTGCACATGCCGGACCTCGACGGCATTCAGTTGGTGCAGGAACTGCAGCGACAGGCCGGCAAGGCGCGGGTGTTCGAAGCCATCATGCTCACCGGCCGCGCCGACAAGCAGGACGTGATCAAGGCACTGCGCGCCGGGATTGCCGACTACTACCAGAAACCGGTCAACCTGGACGAACTGCTCGAAGGCCTGCAGCGTCAGGAGACGGTGCTGCAGGAGCGACAGAAAACCCTGCAATTGGGGCACCTGAACCAGAAGCTGCAAGACCTGTCGTCGTCCATCGATGATCTGTATCAGGATCTGGACAAGGTGCGCCGCGGGCCGGCTCCCGTCAGCGAGCAGGCATCGGGTGACGCCGATGCGCTGGAGATCCCTGCCATCTTCAATCAGTTGTCACCGCGTCAACTGGACGTGGCGCGTCTGGTGGGCAAGGGGCAGACCAATTACCAGATCGCCTGCGAGCTGGGCATCACCGAAAACACCGTCAAGCTTTACGTCTCGCAGGTGCTGCGCCTGACCCACATGCACAACCGCACCCAACTGGCGCTGGCCTTGTCGCCGAGTGCGGCGGCGTTGCGGCAGCGGGTAACCGCGCACTAG
- a CDS encoding DUF3613 domain-containing protein, which translates to MNICKTLCCMSLLSLPLGALAIDAGPASAQQQETEGWLLLQSRNKAASPDPQAATATERELAMQRWLKKYKYDIPDFYDPDAGGKIERKN; encoded by the coding sequence ATGAACATCTGCAAAACACTGTGCTGCATGAGTCTGTTGAGCCTGCCGCTCGGCGCGCTGGCCATCGACGCCGGCCCTGCCTCAGCCCAGCAGCAGGAAACCGAAGGCTGGCTGTTGCTGCAAAGCCGCAACAAAGCCGCATCCCCCGATCCGCAAGCCGCCACGGCGACCGAGCGTGAGCTGGCCATGCAGCGCTGGCTGAAGAAGTACAAATATGACATCCCCGATTTCTATGACCCCGACGCCGGGGGCAAGATCGAGAGGAAGAACTGA
- a CDS encoding tetratricopeptide repeat protein, whose product MKALMVVASLLLLGGCATDGQAPWTAMLAPTSCSKLSAEQELSLNLVDDLANDGKLHASLANLQGLPDNLVEVRLRKAKVYRLLGRSEAEPLYRGLLGTCLSADAEHGLGQLYAARGDNGQAQAHLQRAVRLAPTNENIHNDLGVVYLNQLRLEDARFEFLTAIELKQNNQLATLNLITLLIYQNNWQQAAEIVSRAHLTPEQFTDAQERAEKLKSPIKAKPATGNQVAVATDPQPATIK is encoded by the coding sequence ATGAAAGCACTGATGGTGGTGGCAAGCCTGTTGCTGCTGGGCGGTTGCGCAACCGATGGTCAGGCGCCGTGGACCGCCATGCTGGCGCCCACCAGTTGCAGCAAGCTGAGCGCCGAGCAGGAGCTGTCGCTGAATCTGGTGGACGATCTGGCCAATGACGGCAAGCTGCACGCCAGCCTGGCCAACCTGCAGGGCTTGCCCGACAACCTCGTGGAGGTGCGTCTGCGCAAGGCCAAGGTCTATCGTCTGCTGGGGCGCAGCGAAGCCGAACCGCTGTATCGCGGCCTGCTCGGCACTTGCCTGAGCGCCGACGCCGAACACGGTCTGGGTCAGCTGTATGCCGCACGCGGCGATAACGGCCAGGCCCAGGCTCACCTGCAGCGGGCCGTGCGACTGGCTCCGACCAATGAAAACATCCACAACGATCTGGGCGTGGTGTACCTCAATCAGCTGCGACTCGAAGATGCGCGCTTCGAGTTCCTCACGGCCATCGAACTCAAGCAGAACAATCAATTGGCGACGCTGAACCTGATCACCTTGCTGATCTACCAGAACAACTGGCAGCAGGCCGCTGAAATCGTCAGTCGCGCCCACCTGACCCCGGAACAGTTCACCGACGCTCAGGAGCGGGCGGAAAAACTCAAGTCACCGATCAAGGCAAAACCTGCCACCGGCAATCAGGTCGCGGTGGCGACTGACCCGCAACCGGCGACGATCAAGTGA
- a CDS encoding type II secretion system F family protein, which yields MVILASLMLLLGAFLLVGNHLLTERRRVRQVNQRLQGHLVRESRLRSLLRALGNSRFGQRSVSMDSETQTLLNRLGWRRASERSLFAACQIGTPLLALGIGLFLQEVFFPQAPKGWLVPMFATGLGYLLPKRLLAYAAARRQKIISVEVSTFIPLLRILFESGMAVEQALRVLSIEGQKLLPELTSELRLILARVDSGLELGQELNKAAVMLAVDEFTDTCVILQQLIQQGGGAMKSLLALKQLLDDRRLTRLQEYISKMSAKMSVVMMLFLFPALLIVLAGPGFTAITRAFAS from the coding sequence ATGGTGATCCTGGCCAGTCTCATGCTGCTGCTCGGGGCGTTCTTGCTGGTCGGCAACCATTTGCTGACCGAACGTCGCCGGGTACGGCAGGTCAACCAGCGCCTGCAGGGCCATCTGGTGCGCGAGAGCCGTTTGCGCAGCTTGTTGCGAGCGCTGGGCAACAGCCGGTTCGGCCAGCGTTCGGTGAGCATGGACAGCGAAACCCAGACCCTGCTCAACCGCCTCGGCTGGCGCCGGGCCAGTGAGCGCTCGCTGTTTGCCGCGTGCCAGATCGGCACGCCGTTACTGGCACTGGGCATCGGTTTGTTTCTGCAGGAAGTGTTCTTTCCCCAGGCGCCCAAGGGCTGGCTGGTGCCGATGTTCGCCACCGGTCTGGGCTACCTGCTGCCCAAGCGCCTGCTGGCCTATGCCGCCGCCCGGCGGCAAAAAATCATTTCGGTGGAGGTTTCGACGTTCATTCCTCTGCTGCGCATCCTGTTCGAGTCCGGCATGGCGGTCGAACAGGCACTGCGCGTGCTGAGCATCGAAGGGCAGAAGCTGCTGCCGGAACTGACCAGCGAATTGCGCCTGATCCTCGCCCGCGTCGATTCGGGGCTGGAGCTCGGGCAGGAACTGAACAAGGCGGCGGTGATGCTGGCGGTGGATGAGTTCACCGACACCTGCGTGATCCTGCAACAACTGATTCAACAGGGTGGCGGCGCAATGAAATCGCTGCTGGCGCTCAAACAATTGCTGGATGACCGACGCCTGACGCGCTTGCAGGAATACATCTCGAAGATGTCGGCGAAGATGTCGGTGGTCATGATGCTGTTCCTGTTTCCGGCCTTGCTGATCGTACTGGCGGGCCCCGGATTTACCGCAATCACCCGGGCGTTTGCGTCCTGA
- a CDS encoding type II secretion system F family protein gives MMGPVILIVICLMLLGLSIRLFLHGVRKTANERVLTRLAAGQPQTAPGKTTWTGLERMFLRAGLGRPGERLGLWLALWAIAMMLGYLTAEWIGLLIMMLAPPLVLRLYIAWLYRRRLNRMIEQLPQLLDHTVRSLKSGRTLNDAVLGGIDSSEDPLKTAMGRVQRNVQLGVNLPDAVSDFAELYEQDELRMFALGLKVNHRYGGNASELLENLIKLIRERDQGARQLRALTGETRLTAWVLGSLPVIIVSYFMLTNPGYMLGMWKDPGGQTMLIIAVVLQVIGSLALWRMLRSV, from the coding sequence ATGATGGGGCCGGTGATTCTCATCGTCATTTGCCTGATGCTGCTGGGGCTGTCGATTCGCCTGTTCCTGCATGGCGTGCGCAAGACCGCCAACGAACGGGTGCTCACGCGACTGGCTGCCGGGCAACCGCAGACAGCCCCCGGCAAAACTACTTGGACGGGACTCGAACGCATGTTCCTGCGGGCCGGCCTGGGCCGCCCCGGCGAGCGTCTGGGGTTGTGGCTGGCGTTATGGGCCATCGCGATGATGCTGGGTTACCTGACCGCCGAGTGGATCGGCCTGCTGATCATGATGCTGGCGCCGCCCCTGGTGTTGCGCCTGTACATCGCCTGGCTGTATCGCCGCCGGCTCAACCGCATGATCGAGCAACTGCCGCAGTTGCTGGACCACACGGTGCGCAGCCTCAAATCCGGGCGCACCCTGAACGATGCCGTGCTGGGTGGCATCGACTCCAGCGAGGATCCGCTGAAGACCGCAATGGGCCGGGTCCAGCGCAACGTGCAACTGGGGGTGAACCTGCCAGATGCGGTGAGCGACTTCGCCGAGCTCTACGAACAGGACGAACTGCGCATGTTCGCCCTGGGCCTGAAGGTCAATCACCGCTACGGCGGCAATGCCAGCGAGTTGCTGGAAAACCTGATCAAGCTGATCCGCGAACGCGATCAGGGCGCCCGCCAGTTGCGCGCCCTGACCGGCGAAACCCGCCTGACCGCGTGGGTGCTGGGATCGCTGCCGGTGATCATCGTCAGCTACTTCATGCTGACCAATCCCGGTTACATGCTCGGCATGTGGAAAGACCCCGGCGGCCAGACCATGCTGATCATCGCAGTGGTGTTGCAGGTCATCGGCAGCCTGGCGCTGTGGCGCATGTTGAGGAGTGTCTGA
- a CDS encoding CpaF family protein produces MSPEKLFGAPARGQSGNTDHEGLKLVLHRYIIDAIEESGKNLLEGSRQLLAQFVTDKVAEYIARLHLAISRYEMERLAEEIVDELTGFGPLEVLLRDSAVTEILVNGPHRVFIERDGVLHQSDLRFIDAHHVERVMQRILAPLGRRLDESSPMVDARLPDGSRVNAIIPPIALDGPCLSIRKFRKDMLKSSDLIAMQTIDLAIFDCFQEAVGKRCNILISGGTGTGKTTLLNILSQLINPHERLVTIEDVAELQLGHPHVVRLETRPPNAEGHGEVKASDLIRNALRMRPDRIILGEIRGVEVLDVLTAMNTGHDGSMSTVHANNAQDALLRLETLVGLTGRTVAERTLRQMICAALDMIIQLTRMPDGRRCVSEVVEVVGVREDIYVTNTLFRLDRRTGFGFLREAVNPAGDKLRHESSLG; encoded by the coding sequence ATGAGTCCGGAAAAACTCTTCGGTGCCCCGGCTCGCGGTCAGTCGGGCAACACCGACCACGAAGGCCTGAAACTGGTCCTGCATCGCTACATCATCGATGCCATCGAGGAGTCCGGGAAAAACCTGCTGGAAGGTTCGCGGCAACTGCTGGCGCAGTTCGTCACCGACAAGGTCGCCGAATACATCGCCCGTTTGCACCTGGCGATTTCCCGCTACGAGATGGAGCGGCTGGCGGAAGAAATCGTCGATGAGCTGACCGGTTTCGGCCCGCTGGAAGTGTTGCTGCGCGACAGCGCCGTGACCGAAATTCTGGTCAACGGCCCGCACCGGGTGTTCATCGAGCGCGATGGCGTGCTGCACCAGAGCGACCTGCGCTTCATCGATGCGCACCACGTCGAACGGGTCATGCAGCGCATTCTCGCGCCGCTCGGGCGACGGCTTGACGAGTCGTCGCCGATGGTCGATGCGCGCCTGCCCGACGGCAGCCGGGTCAACGCGATCATCCCGCCGATCGCCCTCGACGGGCCGTGTCTGTCGATCCGGAAATTCCGCAAGGACATGCTCAAGAGCAGCGACCTGATCGCCATGCAGACCATCGACCTGGCGATCTTCGATTGCTTCCAGGAGGCCGTGGGCAAACGCTGCAACATCCTGATCAGCGGCGGCACCGGCACCGGCAAGACCACGCTGTTGAACATTCTCAGTCAGTTGATCAACCCCCATGAACGGCTGGTGACCATCGAGGACGTCGCCGAACTGCAGCTCGGCCACCCGCACGTGGTGCGCCTGGAAACCCGGCCGCCGAACGCCGAGGGCCATGGCGAGGTCAAGGCCAGCGACCTGATCCGCAACGCCCTGCGGATGCGCCCGGACCGGATCATCCTCGGCGAGATCCGTGGCGTCGAAGTGCTCGACGTGCTCACGGCGATGAACACCGGCCACGACGGTTCGATGAGCACGGTCCACGCCAACAATGCCCAGGATGCGTTGCTGCGTCTGGAAACCCTGGTCGGCCTGACCGGTCGCACGGTGGCCGAACGCACGTTGCGGCAAATGATCTGTGCCGCACTCGACATGATCATCCAGTTGACCCGCATGCCCGACGGCCGCCGCTGCGTGAGCGAGGTGGTGGAAGTGGTCGGCGTGCGCGAAGACATCTACGTCACCAACACCTTGTTCCGCCTCGATCGACGCACCGGGTTCGGCTTCCTTCGCGAAGCGGTCAACCCGGCCGGCGACAAGTTGCGGCACGAGTCGAGCCTGGGCTGA
- a CDS encoding AAA family ATPase translates to MSQSLSQTFLAITRNSTDLEWLQSALAPLGQVVSAGTGSLDELLALVDVTFASLVFVGLDREHVVAQSALIEGALEAKPMLAIVALGDGMDNQLVLNAMRAGARDFVAYGSRSSEVAGLVRRLSKRMPPVTHNTQLGGLTVLYGVQSSSDGALLSNHMALVVQKSGQQTLLLDLGLPRGDSLALLGLESSFHFGDALRHLRRLDATLIDSAFTSAESGLRILAYADNDEPLESTSAAELYMLLSALRQHFQHIVVNLTGQPDSEALRTFVSHCDKLIWYTDQNVLNCRRNLAMFNLWREKGMKLDHGRLLVDRYLSNVAPDADTLGKTFNLEVIAVLALSPELRLNAKNQGVSLFELAPREKLTQSLRALGERLAKRSEGLAKPKVTWFDRLRGSS, encoded by the coding sequence ATGAGCCAGAGCCTGAGCCAGACCTTTCTCGCCATCACCCGCAACAGCACCGATCTGGAATGGCTGCAAAGTGCGCTCGCGCCGCTGGGTCAAGTGGTCAGCGCCGGTACCGGCAGCCTCGATGAATTGCTCGCGCTGGTGGATGTCACCTTCGCCAGCCTGGTGTTCGTCGGCCTCGACCGTGAACACGTGGTAGCCCAGAGCGCGTTGATCGAAGGCGCGCTGGAGGCCAAGCCGATGCTGGCGATCGTCGCCCTTGGCGACGGCATGGACAATCAGTTGGTGCTCAACGCCATGCGCGCCGGCGCACGGGATTTTGTCGCCTACGGTTCGCGCTCCAGCGAAGTGGCCGGGCTGGTACGTCGCTTGAGCAAACGCATGCCGCCGGTGACCCACAACACGCAACTGGGTGGCCTGACGGTGCTGTACGGCGTGCAGAGCAGTTCCGACGGCGCGCTGTTGTCCAACCATATGGCGCTGGTGGTGCAAAAGAGCGGGCAACAGACGCTGCTGCTGGACCTTGGCCTGCCCCGTGGCGACAGTCTGGCGCTGCTGGGGCTGGAGAGCTCGTTCCACTTCGGCGATGCCTTGCGCCATTTGCGCAGGCTCGATGCGACGTTGATCGACAGCGCCTTCACCAGCGCCGAATCCGGGCTGCGGATTCTCGCCTACGCCGACAATGACGAACCGCTGGAAAGCACCAGCGCCGCCGAGCTGTACATGCTGCTCAGCGCCTTGCGCCAGCACTTCCAGCACATTGTCGTGAACCTCACCGGCCAGCCAGACAGCGAAGCCTTGCGCACCTTTGTCAGCCATTGCGACAAGCTGATCTGGTACACCGACCAGAACGTGCTCAATTGCCGGCGCAACCTGGCAATGTTCAACCTGTGGCGGGAAAAAGGCATGAAGCTCGATCACGGACGGCTGTTGGTCGACCGCTATCTGAGCAACGTTGCGCCGGATGCGGACACCCTCGGCAAGACCTTCAATCTGGAAGTGATCGCCGTGCTGGCCCTGAGTCCGGAGCTGCGTCTGAATGCCAAGAATCAGGGCGTGAGCCTGTTTGAACTGGCTCCCCGGGAAAAACTCACCCAGAGCCTGCGGGCGCTTGGCGAACGGCTGGCCAAACGCTCCGAAGGCCTGGCCAAACCCAAGGTCACCTGGTTCGACCGGTTGCGGGGCAGCTCATGA
- a CDS encoding type II and III secretion system protein family protein codes for MQSRFWPTFNPLLRALLLTGLSINAAQAATGNCSALSRLPPVIEVNEGWQKDLQSPVAITRLAIGDPKIADVHATGNSSFLLTGVAPGATSLMVWTGCSSEPRQSMVFVQGAATNALTGAGPLPSDDAQLPSQVQTDIRFVEVSRTKLKQASAKLIGTRGNFLFGSPGTLPPIDGVPQPRLPVDNSLFNFSWIGGNTMAIINALEGSGFAYTLARPSLVALNGQSASFLAGGQIPIPVPSSGSDSVSIEYKEFGIRLTLTPTIISHDRIALKVAPEVSELDFSNAVQIAGTTVPALTIRRTDTSISLADGESFVISGLISTTNSSQVDKFPGLGDIPVLGAFFKSSQIKREERELLMIVTPHLVRPLSAEAQLPSLPGEKLRNYDPNFYRMFFMENGNFDKRSGLSQ; via the coding sequence ATGCAGAGTCGTTTCTGGCCGACCTTCAATCCCCTGCTCCGGGCCTTGCTGTTGACGGGACTGTCGATCAATGCCGCCCAGGCGGCCACCGGCAATTGCTCGGCCCTGAGCCGTTTGCCGCCGGTAATCGAAGTCAATGAAGGCTGGCAAAAGGATCTGCAATCGCCGGTGGCAATCACCCGCCTGGCCATTGGCGATCCGAAAATCGCCGACGTGCACGCCACCGGCAACTCGTCGTTCCTGCTCACGGGTGTAGCCCCCGGCGCCACCAGTCTGATGGTCTGGACCGGCTGCTCCAGCGAGCCGCGCCAGAGCATGGTATTTGTCCAGGGTGCTGCCACGAACGCCCTCACTGGCGCCGGCCCGTTGCCTTCAGATGACGCGCAGCTGCCTTCGCAGGTACAGACCGACATTCGTTTCGTTGAAGTCAGCCGCACCAAACTCAAGCAGGCCTCGGCCAAGCTGATCGGCACCCGCGGCAATTTCCTGTTCGGTTCCCCCGGGACACTGCCGCCCATCGATGGCGTGCCGCAACCACGACTGCCGGTGGACAACTCGCTGTTCAACTTCTCGTGGATCGGCGGCAATACCATGGCGATCATCAACGCCCTTGAAGGCAGCGGTTTCGCCTACACCCTGGCACGGCCAAGCCTGGTGGCGCTGAACGGGCAGAGCGCGAGCTTCCTTGCCGGTGGCCAGATCCCGATTCCGGTCCCCAGCTCCGGCAGCGACAGTGTGTCCATCGAGTACAAGGAGTTCGGCATCCGCCTGACCCTGACGCCCACGATCATCAGCCACGACCGCATCGCCCTGAAGGTCGCACCGGAAGTCAGCGAACTGGACTTCAGCAATGCGGTGCAGATCGCCGGCACCACGGTGCCGGCCCTGACCATCCGCCGCACCGACACCAGCATTTCCCTCGCCGATGGCGAGAGCTTTGTCATCAGCGGCCTGATCAGCACCACCAACAGTTCCCAGGTCGACAAGTTTCCGGGGCTGGGCGATATCCCGGTGCTCGGGGCGTTTTTCAAAAGCTCGCAGATCAAACGCGAAGAGCGCGAGCTGCTGATGATCGTCACCCCGCATCTGGTGCGTCCACTGTCGGCGGAGGCGCAACTGCCGTCGCTGCCGGGAGAAAAACTGCGCAACTACGACCCGAACTTCTATCGCATGTTCTTCATGGAGAACGGCAACTTCGACAAGCGCAGCGGGTTGTCCCAATGA
- the cpaB gene encoding Flp pilus assembly protein CpaB: protein MNSRVTMGLAAVLLLGAIVVGYWGLVLSRQPAPVAEAPAPAVVTVEKTVAAAEDQTRQPVVVLVHDVPPFTPLTAADLAIEKLRSAPAGSLSAIDQAVGRTPWRHLSAGTWLNAESFEAGGALARMIHSDERALAVSVDEVIGAAGQLMPGDYVDVLLYLRQDASNPQQSAQIVVPAMRVLGVGEQYGLTNDGQPATPALSADDKLKQDQRRLTARTVVLAVPEQLLSRMMLATQVGTLRLAVRSSEEQRLAKYWAGENQAPDKLVAANSQLFQFTQLALGAAPKIPPSGEHSSATRPAVEVIRGNQITQQNP from the coding sequence ATGAACAGTCGTGTCACCATGGGTCTTGCCGCCGTGCTTCTGCTGGGGGCCATCGTCGTCGGCTACTGGGGCCTGGTGCTCAGCCGGCAACCGGCACCGGTTGCCGAGGCACCGGCGCCTGCGGTGGTCACCGTGGAAAAGACCGTCGCCGCCGCCGAAGACCAGACCCGCCAGCCAGTGGTGGTGCTGGTGCATGACGTACCGCCGTTCACCCCGCTCACCGCCGCCGACCTGGCCATCGAGAAACTGCGCAGCGCCCCCGCCGGCAGCCTGAGTGCCATCGATCAGGCCGTGGGCCGCACACCATGGCGCCACCTGAGTGCCGGCACCTGGCTCAACGCTGAAAGCTTCGAAGCGGGCGGCGCGCTGGCGCGCATGATCCACAGCGACGAGCGCGCGCTGGCGGTGTCGGTCGATGAAGTCATCGGTGCCGCCGGGCAACTGATGCCCGGCGATTACGTCGATGTGTTGCTGTACCTGCGTCAGGACGCCAGCAATCCGCAACAGTCAGCGCAGATTGTGGTGCCGGCGATGCGCGTACTCGGCGTCGGCGAACAGTACGGCCTGACCAACGACGGTCAGCCGGCCACACCCGCGCTGAGCGCCGACGACAAACTCAAACAGGATCAGCGCCGACTCACCGCGCGCACCGTGGTGCTGGCGGTGCCGGAACAACTGCTGAGCCGGATGATGCTCGCCACTCAGGTCGGGACGTTGCGCCTGGCGGTGCGCAGCAGTGAGGAACAGCGCCTGGCCAAATACTGGGCCGGCGAAAACCAGGCACCGGACAAACTGGTGGCCGCCAACAGCCAACTCTTCCAGTTCACCCAGCTTGCGCTGGGCGCTGCGCCGAAAATCCCGCCCAGCGGCGAGCACAGCAGTGCAACGCGGCCGGCGGTGGAAGTGATTCGCGGCAATCAGATCACCCAACAGAACCCATGA
- a CDS encoding Flp family type IVb pilin, which yields MILDYLLARARLFFKSEEGASAIEYAIVVAMVAVVVVVFVTPMGTKVFNIFSAILTSLGGTAPTKPGIP from the coding sequence ATGATTCTCGATTATCTGCTGGCCAGGGCCCGTTTGTTTTTCAAGAGTGAGGAAGGCGCTTCGGCTATCGAGTACGCGATCGTGGTAGCGATGGTGGCGGTGGTGGTCGTGGTGTTCGTGACACCGATGGGCACCAAGGTCTTCAATATTTTCAGCGCGATCCTGACCTCGCTCGGTGGCACTGCTCCGACCAAGCCCGGCATACCTTGA
- a CDS encoding Flp family type IVb pilin produces MFFEYLMMRARSFLASTEAASAIEYAIVVAMVAIVVVVFVTPVGAKVLAIFNNILVALGGTAQTAPTQLP; encoded by the coding sequence ATGTTCTTCGAATACCTGATGATGCGTGCCCGGTCGTTCCTGGCAAGCACCGAAGCCGCGTCGGCCATCGAGTACGCAATTGTGGTGGCGATGGTCGCCATTGTGGTTGTGGTGTTCGTGACGCCGGTAGGCGCCAAGGTGCTGGCGATCTTCAACAACATCCTCGTGGCGCTGGGCGGTACGGCACAGACTGCGCCGACGCAGTTACCCTGA
- a CDS encoding response regulator — MTASSLPRQQLLLVDDEEDALLELAELLEGEGFVCHTATSVKLALHHLTRHPDIALVITDLRMPEESGMSLIKRLREHTSRQHLPVIVTSGHADMEDVSDMLRLQVLDLFRKPIYHVRLLETLDNLFPKPRVNVS, encoded by the coding sequence ATGACTGCTTCTTCACTGCCCCGCCAACAGTTGCTTCTGGTTGACGATGAAGAGGACGCATTGCTCGAGTTGGCGGAGTTGCTGGAGGGCGAGGGCTTCGTCTGTCATACCGCGACCTCGGTGAAGCTCGCCCTTCATCATCTGACCCGCCATCCCGACATCGCCCTGGTGATCACCGATCTGCGCATGCCCGAAGAGAGCGGCATGTCGCTGATCAAACGCCTGCGCGAACACACCTCGCGCCAGCATTTGCCGGTGATCGTGACCTCGGGGCATGCGGACATGGAGGATGTCAGCGACATGCTGCGCCTGCAGGTGCTGGATCTGTTCCGCAAGCCGATCTATCACGTGCGGCTGCTGGAAACCCTCGACAACCTGTTTCCCAAGCCCAGGGTCAATGTTTCCTGA